Proteins found in one Neomonachus schauinslandi chromosome 1, ASM220157v2, whole genome shotgun sequence genomic segment:
- the LOC110570640 gene encoding LOW QUALITY PROTEIN: charged multivesicular body protein 4b-like (The sequence of the model RefSeq protein was modified relative to this genomic sequence to represent the inferred CDS: deleted 1 base in 1 codon): protein MNQSRTGFSTLAKSWGTFRNPKAQSCGAEAAERPAAGSGGPGAGAGAEPSRSGRRRPARRAATVSVFGKLFGAGGGKAGKGGPTPQDAIQRLRDTEEMLSKKQEFLETKMEQELTAAKKHGTQNKRAALQALKHKKRYEKQLAQIDGTLSTIEFQREALENTNTNTEVLKNMGYAAKAYDTDIDEVDELMQDIADQQELAEEISTAISKPVGFGEEFDEDELMAELEELEQEELDKNLLEISGPETVPLPNVPSITLPSKPTKKKEKEEDDMKELENWAGSM from the exons AACTGGGTTCTCAACCCTGGCCAAAAGCTGGGGCACTTTTAGAAATCCTAAAGCCCAGAGCTGCGGGGCGGAGGCGGCGGAGAGGCCGGCGGCAGGGAGCGGCGGGCCGGGAGCGGGCGCTGGAGCCGAGCCGAGCCGGAGTGGGAGGCGCAGGCCGGCGCGGCGAGCAGCCACCGTGTCGGTGTTCGGGAAACTGTTCggggcaggagggggcaaggCTGGCAAGGGCGGCCCGACCCCTCAGGATGCCATCCAGCGGCTGCGGGACACGGAAGAGATGCTAAGTAAGAAGCAGGAATTCCTGGAGACT AAGATGGAGCAGGAGCTGACCGCTGCCAAGAAGCACGGCACCCAAAACAAGCGCGCGGCCCTCCAGGCCCTGAAGCACAAGAAGAGGTATGAAAAACAGCTAGCGCAGATCGACGGCACGCTGTCAACCATCGAGTTTCAGCGGGAGGCCCTGGAGAACACCAATACCAACACTGAGGTGCTCAAGAACATGGGCTATGCTGCTAAGGCATACGACACGGACATCGATGAAGTTGATGAATTAATGCAGGACATTGCTGACCAGCAAGAACTTGCAGAGGAGATTTCAACAGCTATTTCAAAACCTGTAGGATTTGGAGAAGAGTTTGATGAGGATGAGCTCATGGCAGAATTAGAAGAACTAGAACAGGAGGAACTAGACAAGAATTTGCTGGAAATCAGTGGACCCGAAACAGTCCCTCTACCAAATGTTCCCTCTATAACCTTACCATCAAAACCCaccaagaagaaggaaaaggaagaggatgaCATGAAGGAATTGGAGAATTGGGCTGGATCCATGTAA